cttggtttttaaaaactggattgGTGGATGTATAATCTAATTCACTTGGATGTCCTCATGAGATCTTTTGATACAGGGAAGAACAGCAATAttttaatagaaaaataaaatcaagTTAGGTATATACCCTAACACTGTAAATATTGCTTGATTAAATAAATCCTCTGTAAGAAATGTAAAATCAATCAATATTTTAGACACTCAATTCTTTTGCTTTttagaaaaatgtattttcacTGCCTATATGTCTTATGGGGACAGAGCAAGGAACATCCCTATCCAGTTTATGAGAAGGCAGATTGTACATTCTTATTGATACTGTAAACAAAAAAACTATATTTGTAAAAAGCTAAGCACACATATATCTCTCCACAAGGACAGTCTGCACAGCTAGAATACCAGTGGTAGAGTTGCCCTTTAACTCAGAAAGATTACAAACACTCTGAGTTAAACCTAGTGAAAAGAAAATTCCCTGTTTCAGACAGTGATATTTCCCATTTAtcatttctgttcattttttgTATATTCCGTGAATATGATTAGACATATTTTTGCTGGCagttatttgtatgtatatatatgattCTGCAAAAATGTGGATACAAAATTAGTGTAAAGAAGTTCTATATTATGTGTATGAAGCTGGCATTGGAAATAGCCCATAATTTTGGTGACAAAAAGAAAAACTTCTATGAATAATACAGTAACATTTGTGATATAGTTGCATCATCTAAAAAGAGTCTTAAATTAACCACTTATTTCTAATATAACCTTGGCAATTCGTTGTATTTGATTCCAGTGTTTCTTTTCATTTGCTTACTAAACAgggcaataaaaagaaagaagccTGCAATGTTTCTTCCAATGGTCCCTTTAGGTTTTGTCTTTGCCTATCAATATGATATGGGTTATGGATCACTTCTGAAAAGAATGAAGTGTAAGTATGTCTATTTACCTTAATGATAGAGGTGGCAACCAAGTGCTTATGTGTACAAGTGTCTTCCAGTACCTGTGTTGATTGCTTCCATTAAACAAAACCCAGTGCCTTTCAGCTGTAATTTCTTCAAAATAATGCCTGACCCTTGAGTTACTGCCATTTTGATTTCCCACACAGGCTATACACCTCATAGAAGCCTCCTTCTGACTTTCAAAAATTAATGAGGAGGTGAAAGTTGAGGGGAGGGTGGTGGGCTATGGGTGAATGGTGGGCAACAGCATTACTCTGATGGTTTGATGTAggttgagtgttgaactaggattTTGGGTTCAAACAGTTTTGAGACTCACTGGGCAACTTTAGGCAGGTCACATACcctcagcctaagaggaaggcaatggcaaacctcttctggagGAAAACTAttgcactagagccctgaaacaccttttcaccacaaaccacactctgTCCAGGTTAATCccgtaagtaaaactttattaaAAAGAGTATTTAAAAATAAGCAAATTTAAAAAGAATAATCAAAGTCCAAAAAGTTATTTACAAGATAGCCAAGATTCCAAAATCCTTTTAAATACAGTTTCAAGAGTGAAGCCACAGATATAGCCATAGACAtgatagcatgaatccaaggcaggcaacctatgccacacatgaaactagaaacaggaacaaacttaGAGACCTGAATACATGAATCCAAAAACATAGGACCAGGGACcgagagctgttcacctgaatacaatattgctctcacaaaggattgtaccagcagAAAACCACTTAAAAAGCCTCAGTCTCTTCCATGACATAATTCCTCatgcacctgcttttcctctccttatcgCTAAGCCAACAGCAACTCTGTCTCTGTTGTACGTGCTGCCTCCGAAGTTTCAAGCACTTGCTCTGGACAAAGATTCATCTCCCACCtttctctcagcctgcacttctggcagattctcatgggaactgatatcactttcttcagtctcatgggaactgccaggagatttTTAAACAACTCTCTCCAGGCTACTTCCATCCTCCTCTGGGCCTTCCGAATCTATTCCAGCATCCCCCTCCTCAacttctgagcactcagaatctgaccaggctacaacaaaAACCTTGCTAGGAAAACCTTGGCATAGAGTCACCATAATTGAGAATTGACTTAACTTGATTCAATCGCTGAAAAAGCAACAAGAATCCACTCTTTGTTGTGTTTTAGTACAATCAGATGTGAAGAAAGTAGTGGGAAGCTAGGAAAAAAGCAAAGTGCATCCACCTTGAAAGACCAGAAAGTGTCCTAATTCTATAATTCTTTGAAAATCTGGGGCTTTTCAGGCAGCATGGATATGCCCTTAGGATGCTGGTGGGAAGGTCAGTGGTGGTGGCCAGTAAAGAAGtcagaaaatggggaaaatgtgagGAAGAAACAGTGGTCTTGGGAGCACCAGTAAAAGTACACATCCAGAGGAGGTGGGAGCAGCTGGGAggtaacattatgtaacacattttttgttcctgggttataaatgctatttcctaattggtgctatcattaaaaaaaatggaaaagtttTATTAAACCCACAAAAGCTGTTTTTGtgaaacatcctgcagcacattttgttatagtttttcaataaatacctcatggagtctcaaccaattcaacatggtttgtggcagccacaaaaatgaagtttctggagtataacaactactttaaaagtaagtccggcacaaataaacaggaaataacactttcaaaccaaggacatttttttcccccaaattttgtCACATAGTGTAATTTTTAATGGGAAGGATGGTTCTATCTTTGAGATGGATGCCTAGCATATTTATTAATATAGTATCCTATAGGGACATAATGTGTAAGAAAGCATATGGTAAGCAAATATATGGATAAAAAGAGAAACAGTTTGAGGTGgttcagggagagggagggagagaatgtgTCCATTGGTATGAATTTCAGAGACTAAACTTGAAAAAGGATGTGGTTTTGTATATGTTCAATATGAGGTTTTTGCATGCTTGGGAGGGAAATTAGGAAAGGacaatttgcttttaatttgtgGTAAGTAATTTAATGTAGAAGCAGTCTAGGAAAATGGATTGCTTTCCATGCAAGAGGTCATTTTGTTTGAGTGAAACTCTGGGTCCAAATAAATTCCAGTAATAAATACAACATATAAGGATTGGTCACATGCCACGATGGCTGCTTTCCTCATCATACAGCAATTGCATTTTAATTGATGTcaattgaactttttaaaaaatgctgataCATAATTAATGTTCTTATACAATTGATGCAAAGGTATACATTTTTCATCTTCCAGGTGAAGCAGAGAACATACTTGACACGGAGAACACTACACTAGAAATGCCAAAAGGACCCCTTTCTTTTGAAAGCATCGAAAAAGCCAGAAGAGCCCAGAACAAGTTTTTCATTGAAAAGTAGTTTGGCTGCAAACTAATATGTGAAAGAATAAAAAGATGTATTTGTAATTATGTTGCTGATTTGAACTATCTCATCCAGTAATATGTGCATAGTACTTTTTCATCATGACTCGAATGTAATCAAATCACCTGCTTGGCAGAAACAAGAAGCTGGGAGAATAAATCCAAGTCCTTTTTTATCTTCCAAAAGCTGATTCGCACAATTTTTGATCTTCTTAGAAAAGGGGTTCCATGTGCCATCCCTTATCATGAGATCACAGAAGATAACTACACACTGGGTGGATTGAACAAACCTCTGTTGAATAATATTATCTAAATGCAATGTGTATTGTGAAATAAAACCGATTTAATACAATATAAGTTTAGATGTGCTTATTCTCATTGTTAAAAAGTATTACAAAGCAAAAGGATACATGTCCATTCAAAAGCACTAAAATTGGCTCCGGTCTAAGTGTTGCTCCCCAGTCAGGATTCACCttgcactcatagaatcatagaatcaaagagttggaagagacctcatgggtcacccagtccaaccccctgccaagaagcaggaatattgcattcaaatcacccctgacagatagccatccagcctctgtttaaaagcttccaaagaaggagcctccaccacactccggggcagagagttccactgctgaacggctctcatagtcaggaagttcttcctcatgttcagatggaatctcctctcttgtagtttgaagccattgttccgcgtcctagtctccaaggaagcagaaaacaagcttgctccctcctccctgtggcttcctctcacatatttatacatggctatcatatctcctcttagccttcttttcttcaggctaaacatgcccagctccttaagctgctcctcatagggcttgttctccagacccttgatcattttagtcgccttcctctggacacattccagcttgtcaatatctctcttcagttgtggtgcccagaattggacacaatattccaggtgtggtctaaccaaagcagaatagaggggtagcatgacttccctagatctagacactatgctccaattgatgcaggccaaaatcccattggctttttttttttgacgccacataacattgttggctccaagatctttttcacacgtactgctctcaagccaggcatcccccattctgtatctttgcatttcattttttctgcctaatttTTTTTTAACACCAGCCAAAATCCCAAAAGTGGTAATAaaacagtttattaagaaaagtacatataaaaagggaaagtcaccataagaaagaaagaaaatgtaaatCAACAGATAATGGGGGAAAACAGTCATCAAACAATCAGCCAATCCAAACAGACAATAGAAAAAAACACTACAAAGGTAATAATCCAAACAGGTCAAATCTGTGTCATATAACAAGGTACAGGAAAAACCAGGATCAACACAAGAGCATAATCCAGGAAAATAAGAAACCATGAACATTAATCCAAAAGCAAACTTCTTAAAGCATGATTGCAAACTTCCAAGATCTAAAACTCAAAATGTGAACTGGAAACTAGGTTTGAGATCCTCACTGCTTCACagcgttgcctgatctgaattcccACAGAAACCGCAAAAATGAAGGCACTCTTTTGACCTTGACTCACTTTCCTGTGGGATTTTTGCTGCTCCTCCTTCTCACAGAGCCTTTGCGATCTTTTCCATTTGCTTGAGTCTTCCCTAAGATCAAGCCTGATCGTTTGAGCACAGGTGTTCCCTTAGGCGAGCTTTCTCGCCCATCCACTTTGTTATCTGGGGTTGCTATGCTACCAGTAGGCAAACAGTCTCCTGCATCTCCCTGTCTGCTGGACTCCAGCAGTTTCACTTTCAAGCCTATTCTCACAGACAGAATCTTGCTCTAAAAACCCCTTGGTACCCTCATTGAAAGAACCATCCACCACTCTCCCAGGCTCTGGAATATCAATCCCCTCGTCttcatctggctgaaccacaacataacaataatggcTACATTGGATAACAATAATGGCTACATTGAAGTGCTTGATCCTGAACAAGGAAATCTTCAAGTGTCCATCTTAGTCCTTAAGGCAGTTGTTCTGAAATTGCAGAATTTCACTCCTCCCTTTTGAGTGTTGTGAGGAGCAAAAGGAGGGAATGGGTATGGATATTGAGCTTGTAAGGAAATTGTTCGACTGGGTGAGACAAAATCCAATCATACTTTCCAAGTAAAGTATGTACAATAAACAATGTAAATAAAAATTAGGATGCAACTTATTATAACATGAAAAATATAATTTGAATTAATGCCATCAAGAAATAAAGATAAGAACTTAATCTAACATTCAGTTCTATCCTTGCATCGTTTATGTTTCTGACTTTGGTCTCAGGCACAAGATCTGGAAAACGTCTTGGCAGAGGGGGAGCAGTCTTTATACTgcattaattataatattttattttgagttAAATTTGAATGTGTGGagttataggcagtccccaagttacaaacaagatacttactatacttaggtgatccctcattgtccgagtatgatggccttccaagcgtAGCATCTTGGAGGTGGATACGTAGGTTAcagtgaagccctattcttgaaccacatgttcttccacagtaaggccatccgtttccaggtggaaggcagtcccggtcagggttgacttgacgcaccttcctcttggcacatttctctccttcgccctccattcgtgcctcttcaaattccacagcactgcaggtcacaactgacctctagTAAGACCTctcatgggccagggcttcccagttctcggttgtctttgctttttccagctcactgacatttgtctgcctgtctttccaagagatttgcaggatttttcagaggcaacactgatggaatcattgcaggagttgagtgtgacgtctgtagacagtccacgtttcacaggcgtatagcagggttgggaggataatagctttgtaaacaagcaacttggtctCCCTACCGATGtctcgatcctcaaacactctgcttcattcagaaatatgctgcacttgcagagttcaggtggtgttggatttcactgtcaatgttgacttttgttcagtagatttgttcttaagttgaatttgtatgtaagttgaattggtatgtaagtcggaacaggtacattttaaaattgtaactCCACTTAATGTGTGTATAtacttaaagtgtgtgtgtgtagacacacacactttggacagcatagagaatgtgtagaaacactgattttattgtgtgtgatgaagtccaagGATTGGTGATAGCACTTCAGTGGAGAATCCTTTCCCCcaagataactctttcaggaatgcatTTCCCTTCCAGGAggtacatttctctcacttcctgttggctCAAccttgttcttaactgtgagtagtttgtaagtcggatgtttgtaactcggggactgcttgtatatggTTAATTTTACTGCTCTTCCAtccattttaaaagctttttagaGTGCTACTACTGGTTTtttaatcaaagagttggacgtcctgtgacagcaatcacccagtttcacaagcaaaaggttgacagattgattcaggacgattgtcgtatcactcagaaagaaatgtgtgggtcacattattgcttggcttggctatcggaagatctgtgcacaatgggtacgttgagagaactgtgctGGTTGCTGAAAGAGAgcgtcgacttcttccatgatggcttcagaaaacttgttcatcattggcggaaatgcatccaattgtctggtgattatgtggaaaagtgaatagtggtagttgaagagcacattctaaggattatttctgcatttgatttattaaaatattcccattcaaacccaagtaacgaaggtggaggcattgggttgttgtaggtttttgcaaTTCTATCTGTTTCATCTTGCTTACTAGAGTCTGTCCAAAAGTCAAAATCAGACTGCTATATTTCTTAGTTAATCAGTTTACTGGTCTGGCCACTTACACATACTATTCCAGTGAAAACAGGGACACTTTTTACTATTTTAGATTTCTAATATGCAATggcacaccatgcagtcatgctggccacatgactttggaggtgtctatggacaatgccggctctttggcttagaaatggagatgagtaacagtccccagagtcggacacgactggacttaatgtcaggggaaaacctttccttCTAGCTTAATATGCAATAACAGTATTTGGATAGGTCCCCCCCCTCCAATTTAGTCTTTTGCTTTACTGATAAACCATTAGTTGGTAGGATGAAGTAATTGAACAGAGGATTATGAGGAAAGAGGCTATTCTTATATGTTATGAGAACAAGGTGCTTACTTACAGCAGGTGCCCAGGTACACATTATTCACTCTTTCAAAAGAATGAAGTTCAGTTGTCAGGTAACATGCTGTGCTATAAAATTGGATTACATTTGTAATATCCTCACCTCCAGCTTCTTGCTATTATCCACGTCAAAATGTCCAATTAGTAGGCATGACTTCAGTCATACTCTGCCTTCTACTAGTGCTTGGTTCATGCAATAGAAAATAGTAAATTTGAGTCACAAGTCAAAAACAAAGGGATAAAAGTTCCCAAATTACCTGATGTCCAGATAGTGGACTCTAAACATTGCAAATCATTTTGGCAATTTTGTccccttaaaagaaaaaaaatgttagaaAAAGAACGGGAAGTGATGATAAAACATAAGAGTCTTTACAAGATGATATCCAGACAGCGGACACCCTCCATAAAAATtggtcatttttaaaaatctaatactTGGTataaaactgggttgctgtgagttttccgggccgtatggccatgttccaaaagcattctctcctgacattttgcccacatctatgacaggcatcctcagaggttgtgaggtctgttggaaactaggcaagtggggttaatgtatctgtggaatgtccagagaggagaaagaacttgtctgcttgaggcagatgtgaatgttgcaattggccaccttgattagcatttaatagccttgcagcttcaaagtctggttgcttcctacctgggggaatcctttgtttgggaggtgttagctggccctgattgtttcttgtctggaattcccctgttttgagtgttgtgCTTTATTTTCTGTCCAGTTTTTAAATACTTGTAGctagattttgttgtttattttcatggattcctccttcctgttgaaattgtccacttgcttgtagatttcagtggcttctcgtggaatctgacatggtggctgttagtgtggtccagcatttctgagttctcgaataatatgctgtgtccaggttggttcatcaagtgctctgctataaaAGTTTGGTATAAAAGTTTACCCTTAGAATAGACTCCAGCTGTATCACCCACTTAGGGACAAACCCTATAGAGCATAATCATTTTTAGTGAATAAAGTATGCAAAGGCGCTTCCAAAAAGCCATTTCAGCCTTTTTCCTGATAGACACCGAAGGCCAGATTCCCTTGCTTTGATTCTGTAGAAGCAAAACTAGAGGTAGAATGGAAATACTGGCCTTGCATCTGTACAAAGAAGAGGTCACATTGTGCTAAAAAAATGTAAactattttatatttcttttgcTGATGTGGAAAGCTGGGCTTGGGTGGTGCCTAAAATGGAGTTAAAAACCTCACTTCTGTCCTTATTCAGGGTTGCAGTTATATAGAGGACAAAATGGGGGCTTGCCCCTTAAATAAGAATCCTACCTCTCCATGATGAAATTCGATTCAATTCAAGTCCCGCAATAataacaaggattggtgagaaagcttcaatggagaccccTTTTACCCATGCAACAGAAAAATCTTATTTGGAGATCATAGTCA
This genomic interval from Anolis sagrei isolate rAnoSag1 chromosome 2, rAnoSag1.mat, whole genome shotgun sequence contains the following:
- the PLGRKT gene encoding plasminogen receptor (KT) isoform X2; this encodes MGFIFSKSMNENLKSQQEFMLMNSRLQLERQLLMQNQMRERQMAMQIAWTREFLKYFGAFSGLAAVGLTVGAIKRKKPAMFLPMVPLGFVFAYQYDMGYGSLLKRMKCEAENILDTENTTLEMPKGPLSFESIEKARRAQNKFFIEK